The Leptospira bouyouniensis genome contains a region encoding:
- a CDS encoding 5-(carboxyamino)imidazole ribonucleotide synthase, whose protein sequence is MKIGVLGSGQLGQMMCLEAVPLGYSFYCLSPDANSPSEKVGAKATVSSYDSQSELENFLNQIDVLSFEFENIPKPTLDFLKNQKSVTVFPPPQALIIAQDRFLEKTHFRKLGFRTAEFFHLTKDTSKLDISIEFPWIIKTLRFGYDGKGQVKVKNKLEYEYFLTSGFQNEHSEYLIEEVIPFQKEISIILTRFQNGDIVCYGAVENEHKNHILDLSIFPARIPVGLNLEAIEMASKLAESFQYVGTLGVEFFIKDNQLYLNEFAPRPHNTGHFTQDCQSFSQFYLHVQAITGNTPPTDVRPKPTLMKNIFGNSYTESLKLANELLKDDRYRLHLYAKEEAKPGRKMGHMNFKGTLEEVNPLFHEL, encoded by the coding sequence ATGAAAATTGGTGTTTTGGGATCAGGTCAACTTGGCCAAATGATGTGTTTGGAAGCTGTTCCCTTAGGATATTCATTTTATTGTTTATCCCCAGATGCCAATTCACCATCAGAAAAAGTGGGAGCAAAAGCTACAGTTTCATCCTATGATTCACAGTCAGAGCTAGAAAACTTTCTTAATCAAATAGATGTTCTCAGTTTTGAGTTTGAAAATATTCCAAAACCTACACTTGATTTTTTAAAGAACCAAAAATCTGTTACTGTTTTTCCACCACCGCAAGCTCTCATCATTGCCCAAGACAGGTTTTTAGAAAAAACTCATTTTCGAAAGTTAGGATTTCGTACTGCTGAGTTTTTTCATCTAACAAAAGATACATCAAAACTTGATATATCGATTGAATTCCCATGGATCATAAAAACATTACGGTTTGGTTATGATGGGAAAGGTCAGGTCAAAGTAAAAAATAAACTCGAATATGAGTATTTCTTAACGTCTGGATTCCAGAATGAACATTCGGAATATTTAATTGAAGAAGTGATTCCGTTTCAGAAAGAGATCAGCATCATTCTCACACGTTTCCAGAATGGTGATATTGTTTGTTATGGTGCAGTTGAAAATGAACACAAAAATCATATCCTCGACCTTTCCATTTTTCCTGCAAGAATTCCTGTTGGACTCAATTTGGAAGCAATCGAAATGGCATCAAAATTAGCTGAATCTTTTCAATATGTAGGAACTTTAGGTGTAGAATTCTTTATAAAAGACAATCAATTGTATTTAAATGAATTTGCACCAAGACCACATAACACAGGTCATTTTACTCAAGATTGCCAAAGTTTTTCTCAATTTTATCTACATGTCCAAGCAATCACAGGGAATACACCTCCAACTGATGTTCGACCAAAACCGACTCTGATGAAAAATATTTTTGGCAATTCCTATACCGAAAGTTTAAAACTTGCGAACGAATTGTTAAAGGATGATCGATACCGTTTACATTTGTATGCAAAAGAGGAAGCAAAACCTGGAAGGAAAATGGGGCATATGAATTTTAAAGGCACTTTAGAAGAAGTAAATCCCCTATTCCATGAACTATAA
- the purE gene encoding 5-(carboxyamino)imidazole ribonucleotide mutase translates to MTNQLPKVAVIMGSYSDWETMKESCDILNEFGIPYEKEIVSAHRSPERMFEFAKNAQNNGFGVIIAGAGGAAHLPGMTASLTTLPVLGVPILSKALNGMDSLLSIVQMPKGVPVGTLAIGTSGAANAALLAVRILSLLDVNLSKKLEEYANSNRIAALSKNDQLV, encoded by the coding sequence ATGACAAACCAATTACCAAAAGTTGCTGTGATTATGGGTTCCTATTCAGATTGGGAAACTATGAAAGAATCTTGTGACATTTTAAATGAGTTTGGCATTCCGTATGAAAAGGAAATAGTATCCGCACATCGTTCACCAGAACGAATGTTCGAATTTGCAAAAAATGCACAAAACAATGGATTCGGAGTGATCATTGCAGGTGCAGGTGGAGCTGCACATTTACCTGGTATGACAGCTTCACTTACCACATTACCTGTTTTAGGTGTGCCTATCCTTTCCAAAGCATTGAATGGTATGGATAGTTTGTTATCCATTGTCCAGATGCCAAAGGGAGTTCCCGTTGGAACACTTGCTATTGGAACAAGTGGAGCTGCGAATGCTGCATTACTTGCGGTTCGTATCTTGTCTCTACTGGATGTTAATCTATCCAAAAAATTAGAAGAGTATGCGAATTCCAATCGCATTGCTGCCCTTTCAAAAAATGACCAATTGGTATAG